The following proteins are encoded in a genomic region of Stegostoma tigrinum isolate sSteTig4 chromosome 2, sSteTig4.hap1, whole genome shotgun sequence:
- the LOC125466484 gene encoding patched domain-containing protein 3-like, which produces MTRCQTDCVEKPLCRAFRKLGILVSKYAWYFLTFPLILSAALGSGFYFLPTNESNDIEEQFTPIYGPAKSEREFIKKHFPTTDSETFSGQRLYTEGTFASFIAVSKGDNILTTAAFEEILSLDDDVKQLSINNSQGITCSYSCLCTRMANSCFGNEILNIINHSLEANTRISYPTMNQTFIGLAVGGVDLDGNYIKKAKAIRLDYYLQEDNDNNKNLSLLWLKNFLQVFPNELKNGRSIMVSYFTSISRQEEFEGTSKKIIPLFSFTYFLSIFFSVISCMRLDSVRNKVWVAALGVISAGLAVLSGFGLLLYCGMKFAINTANAPFLILGIGVDDMFVMLASWQKTKVTDKVEDRLADTYAEAAVSVTITTLTDVLAFYIGIMTPFRSVQSFCVYTGTTVLFCFIYNITFFGAVLALNGRREASNRHWLTFRKVESDNKSEESKCYAMCCVGGAYDSETGTEIEHPIYFFFKKYYGPCLTNIWAKAIVVVLYIGYLSISIYGCLNIKEGIDLRNLAFDGSYVIKFYDDQSAYFSKHGPRVMVAVTEPVEYWDSTAQDEIETCMGRLENSSYVDPDLSESWLRVYIDLSKKMSIDIQEKTAFMGNLSILFQVVPLFKQDIRFSESKQQINASRFFIQTININTSVAEKNMLNELRKLAEECEIPLSVYHPAFIYFDQYLVIVSNTIQNVVVAAGVMLIVALFLIPNLICSVWVTLSTASVLVGVAGFMAFWSVNLDSISMINLVICIGFSVDFSAHISYAFVSSDSKSANERSVDALYSLGYPIIQGALSTILGVVVLAAAASYIFRTFFKIMFLVITFGAVHGLIFLPVFLTFSASCEKSSSAKSDKMSHLPGNHIHSNKAIEQNETSYTNPLKSISGELSRDCPGFFVSNASNSFPLPRTVPCNRVNVTPTLLDHLS; this is translated from the exons ATGACTCGGTGCCAGACAGATTGCGTCGAGAAGCCTCTCTGCCGGGCTTTCCGTAAACTTGGAATCCTCGTGAGTAAATATGCCTGGTACTTTCTCACGTTTCCTCTGATACTTTCTGCTGCTCTGGGTTCGGGCTTTTACTTCTTACCGACAAATGAAAGCAATGATATCGAGGAGCAATTCACACCCATATATGGACCAGCAAAATCTGAGAGAGAGTTCattaaaaaacattttccaaCCACTGATTCAGAAACCTTCTCCGGTCAGAGGCTTTACACAGAGGGGACGTTTGCTTCTTTCATTGCTGTATCGAAAGGTGACAATATCTTGACAACGGCTGCATTTGAAGAGATTTTATCACTTGATGACGATGTAAAGCAGCTCAGCATCAACAATAGTCAAGGTATCACATGCAGCTATTCTTGTCTTTGTACACGGATGGCAAACTCGTGTTTTGgaaatgaaattttaaatattataaatCACAGTCTAGAAGCCAACACAAGGATTTCTTACCCTACAATGAATCAGACTTTTATTGGTTTGGCTGTTGGAGGTGTCGACCTAGATGGAAATTATATCAAAAAAGCAAAGGCGATTAGACTGGATTATTATTTGCAAGAAGACAACGATAACAATAAAAATCTCAGTTTGTTGTGGCTCAAGAATTTCCTTCAAGTTTTTCCAAACGAACTGAAGAATGGGAGAAGCATTATG gtTTCCTATTTCACATCAATATCAAGACAAGAAGAATTTGAAGGCACTTCGAAGAAAATTATTCCTTTGTTCTCTTTCACATATTTTCTTTCAATATTCTTTTCTGTCATATCGTGTATGAG GTTGGACTCTGTCAGAAATAAGGTATGGGTTGCAGCTCTTGGCGTTATATCGGCTGGATTAGCTGTACTATCAGGATTTGGACTGCTGTTATACTGTGGGATGAAATTTGCCATCAATACCGCCAACGCACCTTTTCTGATTCTGG GTATTGGCGTAGATGATATGTTTGTTATGCTTGCCAGCTGGCAAAAGACCAAGGTCACAGATAAAGTTGAAGATCGCCTTGCGGACACATATGCTGAAGCAGCTGTCTCTGTTACAATCACCACTCTAACTGATGTTTTGGCCTTTTATATTGGCATTATGACACCTTTTCGATCTGTGCAGTCATTCTGTGTTTACACTGGCACAACAGTTCTGTTTTGCTTCATTTATAACATTACATTTTTTGGAGCTGTTCTTGCACTTAATGGGAGGAGAGAAGCCAGTAACAGGCATTGGCTGACGTTTAGAAAAGTTGAAAGTGATAATAAATCAGAAGAATCTAAATGTTATGCAATGTGTTGTGTAGGGGGAGCTTACGATAGTGAGACTGGTACAGAAATAGAACATCCAATTTATTTCTTCTTTAAGAAATATTACGGTCCATGCCTTACAAACATTTGGGCCAAGGCAATTGTGGTTGTCCTATACATTGGTTATTTGTCCATCAGTATTTATGGCTGTTTAAATATCAAAGAGGGAATTGATCTGAGAAATCTTGCCTTTGATGGTTCATATGTGATTAAATTCTATGATGATCAAAGTGCTTATTTCTCAAAACATGGACCACGTGTTATGGTTGCTGTCACTGAACCCGTGGAATATTGGGATTCCACTGCTCAGGATGAAATTGAAACCTGCAtgggcagattggaaaacagctcGTATGTCGATCCTGATTTGTCAGAGTCTTGGCTTCGTGTTTACATTGATCTATCTAAAAAGATGTCAATAGACATACAGGAGAAAACTGCATTCATGGGAAATTTATCTATATTGTTTCAAGTTGTTCCTTTATTTAAACAAGACATTAGGTTTTCAGAAAGTAAGCAACAAATTAATGCTTCTCGCTTTTTCATTCAGACCATTAATATAAATACTTCAGTTGCTGAGAAAAACATGctgaatgaattaagaaagcTTGCAGAGGAATGTGAAATCCCTCTGTCGGTGTATCATCCTGCATTTATCTATTTTGATCAATATCTTGTTATAGTATCCAACACAATACAGAATGTAGTTGTCGCTGCTGGTGTAATGCTGATCGTTGCACTATTTTTAATACCTAACCTAATTTGCTCTGTATGGGTAACACTTTCCACTGCATCAGTTTtagtgggtgttgctggttttATGGCTTTTTGGAGTGTCAATTTAGATTCTATATCAATGATTAATCTGGTCATTTGTATTGGTTTTTCTGTGGACTTTTCAGCTCATATTTCGTATGCATTTGTGTCCAGTGACAGCAAAAGTGCAAATGAGCGAAGTGTTGATGCATTATATAGCCTTGGATATCCCATCATCCAGGGAGCCCTTTCAACCATACTGGGTGTGGTTGTATTGGCTGCTGCAGCAAGTTACATATTtaggacattttttaaaatcatgtttcTTGTCATAACATTTGGGGCTGTTCATGGTCTTATATTTCTGCCTGTGTTTCTGACATTTAGTGCAAGCTGTGAAAAGTCAAGCAGTGCAAAATCAGATAAGATGTCTCACCTGCCGGGCAACCATATCCATTCCAATAAGGCAATTGAACAGAATGAGACAAGTTATACAAATCCACTTAAAAGCATTTCAGGAGAGCTGAGTCGCGATTGTCCtggtttctttgtttcaaatgcCTCCAACAGCTTTCCCCTTCCTCGCACCGTCCCTTGTAATCGCGTGAATGTAACACCCACCCTTTTGGATCACCTGTCCTGA